The stretch of DNA TACCAGCAATCGGTGGAACAGCAAAAGCCCTTGATGGTGGTGGTCGGAGCACCTTGGTGTCCGGCTTGCAATGTCTTGAAAGAGACAACCATCACCCCCATGGCCCAAACGGGCGAACTCGATTCGGTCAGCTTGGCCGTAATCAATCGTGATGACGATCCCGAGTTGGTAAAGCAGCTCACCAAGGGAGATAAGATGTTGCCGCAGATCATCGTCTTTACCCAAGACAACGGACAATGGAAACGGCGGAAATTAATGGGTTATCAACCAAAAATGCCTGTCCGTTCTTTGATTCGTCAAGCTCTCGGTGGCTAGGCGTTTCCGCTTGGATGTACCGTGTAAGGTTGCCAACTACCAAGCGTAGTTGCCAGCTTCGAAGTCAGCTCTTGCGGCTAACGGGTGACGTTTGAGCCCCGGTTAGCCCAAGCGGCATCTATAGGCTATCTTTTCGGCTGTTGGGCGAGTATTTCGCTCGCTCAACGCCTAGCCGATTTGACGTGAGTTGATTTGCCAATATGAGTTTTCCAGACTCCCTTTCCCACCTGATTCGTACCGACGAACCTTTGGCGCCTTTAGTGTGGCTGGGGATCGGTGGGCCGGCTCATTATTTTGCTCAGCCGAGTGATAACCAAGAGCTTTCCCAACTGGTGGTTGCCGCGTCGCAAGCGAAATTGCCGGTTCGAGTTTTGGGGAGCGGAAGCAACGTCCTTGTTCGAGAAGCGGGCGTCGATGGGCTTGTGATTTCGCTTGGCCAGATCGCCGGTGGCGACGTTATCGTCGAGGGAACCAAGCTAAGCGTCGGTGCCGGAGTGAAGCTGTCGCACGCGGTCATTGAAGCGGTGGGGGCTGGCCTAGCTGGCCTGGAACACTTAATCGGCATCCCCGGTACCGTCGGTGGTGCAGTCGTGGGCAACGCATCGAGTGGCGGACGCGATATCGGAAGTGCCGTCGAGAGCATTACCGTGCTTGAACCCAGCGGCGAAACGACAACTTTGGCGCAAGAGGAGGTGGGGTTCTCGCACCGCAAAACCTCGCTTTCCGGTGTGACCGTCTTGAGAGTGAATTTTGCGTTGGAAGATCGCGACGTTAGCCAGCTCACCAAACGAATGCAAAAGCTCTGGATCAACCGAAATTCGGCTCGACCCAACGAAGAGCGGCGGATTGCGATGCCGTTCATCGACCCCGATGGGATGCCCGTTCGCGAACTGCTTGATTCGGTTGGCCTTTCCGGGATGCGTGAGGGTGACGTTTCGCTTGATGCCCAGCAGCCTCAATATCTGATTGCCCACGCCGGTGCTACGAGCGATCAGTGTTTGAAGCTGATCGAGCGCGTTCGCGAACAAGTATTGCTTCAGACAGGGATCGACTTGCAGTTGAACCTGCAAATCTGGTAGTTCTTGGCTTTGAAGAGGCTTGTTGTCCCCGCGACGCTGATTCCCCATGGATTCGGATGTTCGGGAGATATAAGACGCCTTCATTTGGCATCACGTGAGTCAGGGATAGGGAGATCAGTGTGGCGATGCGTTCGGAGGAACCGGAATCGAACCGGCCAATTCGCGACGTGCTGCGCCAATTGATCAAGGCTCCAGCGGCTCTCGCTATCATTTGGCCAGCGGTTTTGATTCTTGGCGGCTATCTGGCGTGGCACAAATGGGGTAGCCAGCACGTTGCCCAGCAGTATTTCGGTGTCGAGCTCAGTGCGATTCAAGTCACTCCGCCGCCCAGTTACGTCCGTTCGGATGTTGCCAAATCGGTTTATCAAGACACCGCGATGGACGGCCTGTCGTTGCTCGATCGGACCGCTAGCGCAAAGATTGCTTCCGCGTTTTCGATGCATCCTTGGGTTCGCAACGTTAGCAGTGTTCGAAAGTTGGCAGGCGGCACCATCGATGTCCGTTTGGAATATCGAGAACCCGTTGCGATGACACGTGTGTTCAAACCGCAATACGCCGACCACGAAAAGTACTACTTGCCCGTTGATGGCGACGGCGTACTTCTGCCAAGCGAGGAGTTTTCTCGAAGCGAAACGCGAGATTTCATTCACATCAACGTGCCGGGGGCGGATTCCAATCAACGGCCCGGATCGCGGTTTGGCGATTCGCGAGTGGAAGCGGCTGCCAAGCTTGCCGAAGTTCTCGCTCCCTTTCGCGAGCAAGTTGGCATCAAGAGCATCGATGTCGGCGGCGACCCTCGATTGAGCGAAGTGCCCCAGTTGGAGCTCACCACGCACGATGGGCGACGAATTTGGTGGGGCAGCCCGCCTGGGTTTGAGCCGCCGGGCGAACGCACTACCGAAATGAAACTGCACACCCTGCTTTCCCCGGAACGTGATACGGTTTCCGACTTGCGGATGGCAAGCCGCGCAAAGCCCGAATGAACACGGCTGAGGCTGCTCGCTAGGCGTTTTGATCTTGAGCCACGTTGTGTTCAACGCAGTAGCTTTTGATTTCATCTAGAAACACGTCGCCGTAGTCGGCAAGCTTCTTGGTTCCGATTCCCTTCAGCAAACCAAGTTTCTTTAAATCGCTCGGTCGAGCGATCGCCATTTCCCGCAGCGTTGCATCGCCGAAGACGATGTAGGCGGGCACTTTGGCGCTAGCGGCTAACTGCGAACGGACTTGGCGAAGGCGATCAAAGAGTCCGCGATCCACGCCTTCCCATGAAGCCTCTTTGCCGGCTTTGGATTTACCGGCGCTAGATGCCCGAGACTTGGTTTCGGGGCCGGCTTTGGTTAGTCGAGGTGTGACTTCGCCGCGGATCAATTGCCAACCGGAATCCGACAGCGAAAGCGTTTGGTATTCACCAGTGCGGTTGATAAATCCCTGGGCTACGAGTTGATCGATCCACATACGGATCGCAGCGGAACCCTCGCGAGCCATCAACCCATAAGTGCTTAGTTGGTCGTGCCGAAGATCCGTGATTCGACTTTCTTTGGAACCAATCAAGACTTTCGCAGTGTGAGCGGCACCGAATCGTCGGTTCAGGCGGACGATGCAGGAAAGTATTTTCTGACCGATCACGATGGGAGATTCGGCAAGTTCAATTTCTTCCAGACAAACATCGCAGGCGTCGCAAGAATCCGTCGCGTACTCTTGACCAAAGTATGAAACGATCGCGCGGTGGCGACATACCGCTCCGCTGCACAAGTCGTACATCGCATCAAGTGACGCCACGGCGGCACGAAGTCCGCCCGGTTCGCCCGACATGATCTTCTTCCAGGTCACAAGATCGCCACCTGAGTAAAGCAATACACACTCGCTTTCGAGGCCATCACGTCCAGCGCGACCACTTTCCTGCTGGTAATGTTCAATTGATTTTGGCATCCCCGCGTGAACAACGTATCGGACATTCGACTTGTCGATACCCATACCGAAAGCAACCGTTGCCACGATCACATCGCACTTTTCGTTGATGAACGCATCTTGATTGGCTTGCCGCTTGCCATCGTCCATTCCAGCGTGATAGGGCAACGCCGAGACTCCGTTGGATGTCAATGTCGCGGCAACTCGTTCCACTTCTTTACGGCTGATGCAGTACACGATTCCTGATTCGCCTTGATGGCGATTGACCACTTCCATGACTTGTCCAATGCGTCCCTGGGTTCGCAACATTCGATAGGTCAGATTGGGGCGGTCAAAGTCACCAACTAAGATCTCTGCGTTCTTGAGACCAAGTTGTTCGGCGATGTCATTACGCACGCCTTCCGAAGCGGTGGCCGTGTAGGCATGAACGGCAACGCCCGGGAATTGTTGCTTGAGCGTGCGAAGACCTCGGTACTCGGGCCGAAAGTCGTGGCCCCAGTTGCTGATGCAGTGAGCTTCGTCGATGGCAAAGAAGCTGACTCCCGATGACTTCAAAAAGTCGATCGTGCGCGGCATTAGCAGTCGCTCGGGCGCCATGTAAAGCAATTTAAGTTCGCCCGAACGAATCGAGTTCGCCACGTCGCGTTTGTCTTGTTCACTTTGAGTGCTGTTGACGAAGGCAGCTTCAATTCCGCAGGTACGTAGAGCGTCGACTTGATCTTTCATCAACGAAATCAGCGGCGAAACAACGACCGCCAATCCATCCATGCACATGGCAGGAACCTGAAAGCAGATCGATTTACCGCCCCCGGTTGGCAACACGGTGAGTGAGTCTCGTCGTTGAAGCACCGCGGAAACCGACTCGGCTTGCAACGGTCGAAAGGACTCGTAACCCCAATATTGCTTGAGGACTTCAGTTGCGATCGAAGGCACAGGTGGCGATGAAGGCATTCTCGTTTCGGTTTTCGTTTCGATTTCCGTTGAGATTGTCGACACCGCTTGTTTTCCTTGTTCCTCGGCAGCTTTAGATAAGCAGCGATCTCTCCTCGTTTAGTTCACCGGTCTAGTTATCACGAGGTCGGTCGCTCGAGGCAAGTCTCGCGAAGGATCAATGTTGTCCCCGTTACCTATTCATCGAGCAAAATCGTTGATCGAGCAACGGCGTACAAAGCGACGGTGCAGAGTGTCTGCTTCGTCATTCAGCGCAAAATGGTTATTGAGTGCATTGATCGGCTAGACAGAATCGCACTTCTCGGGCATCAAAGGACATCTCTAATGTTTCTACTCCTTTTTTCAATCAATTAGCATGACGCAAGCGACTCTCACTTCGAAATCAGCAACAAAGAAACCCTTGGCCAAGAAGGCCCCGGTCAAAAAAACGTTGGTGAAGAAAGCAGCAGCTACCAAACCGGCAGCAACCAAAACGGCGGCTAAGAAGTCAGCGACGGGGAAATCGGTAAAGAAATCCAAACAAGTAGAGCTTGGCGATTGGTACGACTATCCGCAGTACTTCGACATGCTCTTTCGCGATGAAACCGCTGAAGAGGTCGCGTTTTTCGAAAAGGCGTTTGCTAAGTATGCCAATGGCGACATCAAGCGATTGCTTGAACCAGGTTGCGGATCGGGCCGATTGGTCGCAGCGATGGCTCGCAAGGGCTACGACGTCACGGGACTTGATCTAAGTCCTGCGATGCTGAAGTATCTTGACGCTCGCATCAAACGTGGCAATTTGTCTGCTACCACCGTGCATGGCGACATGACACAGATGCAATTTGACGAGAAGTTTGACGCCGCGTTCTGCACCTTTAATACGTTCCGCCATCTTCTGGATGAGAAAACAGCAATCAAGCATCTTCAGAACGTGGGCGAAGTCATTCGCGAAGGTGGGCTGTACATCCTAGGTTTTCACATCATTCCCGATGATGCGGATCCCGAATGCACCGAACGTTGGTACGCATCGCACGGCGGTACGGATGTCAAAGGTGTTTTGAAGGTTATCGACTTCAATCGGCGTAAGCGAGAAGAGATGCTTCGGGTGACCATCAACGCCAAGATGCGATCGGGCAAGAAGCAACGAGTCGCCAGCGAGTTTTCGCTGCGTGTTTACACGGTGCCTCAAGTGAAAAGTCTGTTTCGCAAGATTTCGGACGTCTGGGAAATCGCTGAGGTTTTCGATTTCGACTACGACATCGACAAGACGCGGGAGTTCGACGACGACCTAACCGATGCGTTGTTCGTACTTCGCCGTCGCTAACGTCGTGTTGGCTATGAACTATTTCGGCGTCTTTCGCCGATAGCTCGCGATAGGTTCGGGGCGATCTTCCCCGACCAATAGTATTGCAGCAGCCAAGGCACGAGCACGATGCCTAGCTTCAACGCGGCAGGTCCTATCTCGCTGTAAACCCACAACGCTGTAAACCCACAACGCGTTAAACCGTGACCCAAAACGCTTGGTCCTGCTGGCGATACTTTGCCTTAAGCAAGTCCGCAAGTCTCGGCCAACCAAGCTCGGGAAACCGAGCTCAAGAAACTGATCGCAATTGACCCAGTTCAAGAAACTAAACTCAGCCAACTGAGCCGGGCTCAGTCCCACCACCATTGGCCGTCAGCTAGATCGGATGGGCCGTTAGCGGTTTTGGTGGCCACGGTTTCACCCTTGGTGTCGATCGTCAGGCGATCTTTATTGAGGGCAAGTTTGGGTTGCATTTGCACTCCACCACCCAACGGCGTCATCAGCTTGCTACCTCGCCAGACAGCATTGACTGCGGTTTCAACTTGCTCGGGTGCAGTGTATCGCTCGACGGAAAGCTGGGATTCATCCATCAACACGCCAGCGTCCCAGTTGGCTTGGGTGTAAAAATCTTGTTGCTGGATATAGGCAGCCGCAATTGCAACGTCGATGAGTTGGCGAAGTTCACCGTAGATGCGAACTCGGCTGGCAATCAGGTTGAAATTATCCGTGAAATCTTGGCAGAACGCTTGGCTAGCTTTGTTCACTCGGCCGCCCTTAATGCGTTGTCCGCCTGCCGCCACTCGTTCGTTGGCTCCCACCAATTGAACGCCTCTCTCTTTAATTTTCATCGCGAGTCCGTCTTCGCTGACTGCGACACCGTCGTAGTTGGGTTGGAAGTACCAACGTTCCATGGCATTGGAATTGACCATGTTTGGGTTGGCTCGATCAACATAGCTGGCCATTTTGATTGGCAAGCGTTCTAGGCCGATACCAATCAACTTCATTCGATAATCGGCTTCCACCAATACACGAGCGAAGTGGGTCGTGTCGGGGACTCCGCGAAAGGTCACCTTTTGAAGTCCAAGATTGTCTTTTAGGCCTGCAGCGAGTCGCTCGGCATCCGAAGGTCGAACATTGCCGCGAACCGAAGCCAAGAAGTTTTGCATTTGTTGCAGGCCTTCCGCGGTCGGATCGATCGAAACACTGATCACCGAAGTGGCATTCGCACCGGGGGCGTACGCTCGCATCGCCGTTACCAAGTCTTCGAGCAGAACAACAGGGCGTCCGCTTTTCATGCCGATCAATCGATCGGTGGGGTCCGCAAAGAATCCTTCGGATGGACCAGCGATGACGATGTCGCCGGATTCAGGATAGAAGAACACGTACTGAACCGACGTCAGGCCGGCGAGAGCTTGCATTTCTTCAGTGGGCATGTTGCCCGTTTCGAGTTGCTTGGCAATTGCCTTTTCAAGACGGTTCAGCGAAATCTTTCGCATGCCGCTAGCTCGCATCACATCAGCATCGCCACGGCGTTCGACGGCCCGCGCTGCGTTGAAGCGTTCTTTGGCCAAACGCGGATCAAACTGCTTAACTTTAAGCACCCCCGCAGCATCGACATCGATACCCGCGATCGGATTACCGATCAGAATCGTCTCTTGATCGCCGCCGCCATCATCCTGAGCGAATGCGGAGCCGTTGGGGACCAGGACGCAGGAAAACATTGCCAAAGCAGCGAGAGCTGTGAACGAGGCAAAGCGACGAATTTGATTCATGAGAATGACTGGTCTGGATGTGACGGGTCGGGAAAGGTAGGGGCGAAGGATGGAATCATCCCCGGAAACAGCCCTAGATTCACCCCTGACGATAATCGCCAACGAGGCTTTCATCAACAAATACACCTCACGATCGTCAAATCATTAGGTCTGGGATCGACTTTGCGGGGCCGCCCAAACCAGTCGTGACGGCTGTGACGGCTGGAATCATGGGAAACCCGCCATTTGAAGCCCTCCCCGCTACCTCAACCTTGGTCTAGAATCGCCGCCAAAGAGTGCGAAGCGAGCTCCGCCAACCGGGGCCACCTACCACCCGCTCGCGGCGATACACTGCCGATGGCAAAACTTTCGAAGCCGAGTGGCTTCGAGCTGAACAAAGACAATTTTACTCCAACCCTTGGAACGTTCTGATGAGTGGCGACTGCGATTTTGGTCTGATTGGATTGGCTGTGATGGGTGAAAACCTAGCCCTGAACGTGGAAAGCCGTGGCTATAAAGTCGCCGTTTACAACCGCACAACGTCCAAGGTTGACGACCTGATGGCTGGTCGGGCCAAAGGTAAGAACTTTGTGGGCACGCATTCGATCGAAGAATTCGTCAAAGCCGTCAAACGTCCTCGCAAATTGATGATGTTGGTCAAAGCCGGACCTGCGGTTGATGCCCTGATTGAGCAATTGCTGCCTTATTGTGAGCCGGGTGACATCATCATCGACGGCGGTAACGAGCAATACCAAAACACCGAACGTCGTACCAAGCAGGTCGAAGCCGCTGGACTACTGTACGTCGGTTGCGGCGTTTCGGGCGGTGAAGAGGGCGCCTTGAAGGGGCCAAGCCTGATGCCCGGTGGAAGCAAAGAAGCATGGCCTCACATCAAGGAAATGTTTCAATCGATCGCTGCCAAAGTCGGACCGAATAACGACATTCCTTGCTGCGAATGGCTTGGCAGCGGTGGAGCAGGTAACTACGTCAAGATGGTTCACAATGGCATCGAGTACGGCGATATGCAGTTGATCTGCGAAGCCTATCAATTGCTTCACGAGCTCGGTGGGCTCACCAACGATGAACTTTACGATGTATTTGACGATTGGAATCGTGGTGATTTGCAGAGTTATCTGATCGAAATCAGCCGGGACATCTTCAGCGTCAAAGATGACCAAGGGGGCGATGGTTACTTGGTCGATAAGATCTTGGATGTTGCTGGTGCCAAAGGAACGGGCAAGTGGATGAGCCAGCTTGCGCTTGATCTCGGTGTGCCTAGCACCCTGGTCACCACCGCCGTGTTCGCTCGCGGATTGTCGGCTCAAAAAGAAGCCCGTACCCGCGCTTCGAAGACGCTTAATGGCCCGTCGGCATCTTCAAATCCAGAAATGCAAGCGATCGCCAAGTCGCTCGTTGGCGACCGCGCAGAGCTCGTTGAAGCCGTTCGTCAGGCGTTGTATGCCTCCAAGATTGTTTCGTACGCTCAAGGCTTTGTGCAGTTGCAGGCCGCATCAGCCGAGCATGGTTGGGGACTCGATTACGGTGCGGCGGCGCTACTGTGGCGAGGAGGCTGCATCATTCGTGCTCAGTTTCTTGATCGGATCAAGGAAGCCTTCGACAAGGATCCAAACCTTGAAAACCTGTTGCTCGACAAGTTCTTTGAAGACGCCGTTGAAAACAGCCAAGAAAAGTGGCGCAAAGTCGTGGCCATCGCTTCGATCATGGGCATCCCCGTGCCAGCGTTCAGCACCGCCTTGTGCTACTACGATGGCTACCGCATGGAACGTCTGCCCGCGAACATGTTGCAAGCTCAACGTGACTACTTCGGTGCCCACACGTATCAGCGAACGGACATGGAAGGCACGTTCCACAGCGAGTGGATTCAGCTTCGCAAAGAACCCAAAGCGTAGTTCCTACTGGTCTACTGGATCATTGACCTACTGGCTCACTCGTCGACCACATCCCCGACATTCAATTGGCCATGCAGGTCAATGATGATGCCGCGGATGCGGAGCACATCGCCGCTGCTGATGCTCCCTTTACCGGCTCTGATCGTGACGCCAGCTTCGATGGTCAATGAATTGGCCGAACTGATCGAGTGCCCGCTAACGGCGATGTCGTCGTTAGGGTTGGGGTCGAACTGAGCAAGAACCACGGTGCCGGTGCCCAGCAGGTGAGAGAGCTTTTCGTCAGAGGGACGGTCGTCGTCCGTGAGCGCTAAAAACGTGCTTTGATCTACCAGCGTTAGCGTTGAGTTAAGCTGCAAATCACCGTCAACCACTAAGCCAACCCGGAAGCTCTCGCTGGGAAGGTTTTGCACAAACAACGGGATGTTAATCGTCGGATTGTTGAGGCCAAGGCCGTTCGTATACAGCACCGAACCCTCGGTCCCGTCGATCACGACGCTATCCAAATCGGAATCAACTGAGTGCAGGTAGAGCCGCCCGGCTTGCGGTGTGAGGTCGATGCGCCCAGGGCTGGTCACGTAGTGGCGAAGGTGAATGATCGCTCCGGCTTCGCTGGCAAGTGGACCCGCATGAACGATTTGGCCGATCGTCCCGCTTTGACCACCCAACGTGATGTCGGGGCCGGCGCTTATCGAACTCGTATTCGCACCCGTGATGATGTGCACGCTGTCAACGAGGTCCGAACGGTTGATGGAGGGGCCAAACAAGATTGCCCCGTTACCCGTCAGTTCGACCACCTTGTCGTCGTCGCCCATATTTTGGAACTGAATTCTGGAGTTCGCAGGTTGCAAATCACCGCGGACTTCTGTGTCCTCATCACCGATCATGGTGAAGGTGGAGTTCAGCTCCATCCGTTCAGCAACGAGGAGAACGCCTCCGAGCATTCGAACAGGCAAGTTCAGAGTCACGTCAGTCAGCCGATCGAAACCCAGTGTATCAAGGTCAAAGCCGTCTCCTGGAAACCCCAGATCGGCATAGGGGTGTATGACAATGTCGCTGTTCTCGATGCCGTTGACGGTGATGCTTTCGAGTTCGCCAGCCAGAACGGTTCCATCGCGTGAATCAATCGTGATCGAATCGCCATCTCCTGATAGCTTGCCAATCGCTATCGTGCCGTCGTCAGTGACCGTGATTGAGCCAGCGTAGGTCGCTTCCCCGCCGAAGAGTCCATTGCGGCCGCTAATGGTAATCCTGGGATCGAGTGTCCCACCCTTCAGGTCTGCCTTGAAGAGATTGCCAAATGGCTTGGTCGTATCACCTGCGAAAATGATGGCACCATCCCCCACAACGGGCTCAGTCCCTGTCAGTAGCACCTGAGCGCGATCTGTATCGTCGCCAAGCAGCGTGATATCACCGCTGATCGTTGTGCTGCCTGCGGTTGCGCTCCCGGAGAGCTCCAGAATCGCTCCCGCTTCGACGTGAATGTCCAGCATCA from Rubripirellula amarantea encodes:
- a CDS encoding thioredoxin family protein, whose amino-acid sequence is MVSLLLALVLSGVTSEQQLQQDYAEAYQQSVEQQKPLMVVVGAPWCPACNVLKETTITPMAQTGELDSVSLAVINRDDDPELVKQLTKGDKMLPQIIVFTQDNGQWKRRKLMGYQPKMPVRSLIRQALGG
- a CDS encoding UDP-N-acetylmuramate dehydrogenase, giving the protein MSFPDSLSHLIRTDEPLAPLVWLGIGGPAHYFAQPSDNQELSQLVVAASQAKLPVRVLGSGSNVLVREAGVDGLVISLGQIAGGDVIVEGTKLSVGAGVKLSHAVIEAVGAGLAGLEHLIGIPGTVGGAVVGNASSGGRDIGSAVESITVLEPSGETTTLAQEEVGFSHRKTSLSGVTVLRVNFALEDRDVSQLTKRMQKLWINRNSARPNEERRIAMPFIDPDGMPVRELLDSVGLSGMREGDVSLDAQQPQYLIAHAGATSDQCLKLIERVREQVLLQTGIDLQLNLQIW
- a CDS encoding cell division protein FtsQ/DivIB; amino-acid sequence: MRSEEPESNRPIRDVLRQLIKAPAALAIIWPAVLILGGYLAWHKWGSQHVAQQYFGVELSAIQVTPPPSYVRSDVAKSVYQDTAMDGLSLLDRTASAKIASAFSMHPWVRNVSSVRKLAGGTIDVRLEYREPVAMTRVFKPQYADHEKYYLPVDGDGVLLPSEEFSRSETRDFIHINVPGADSNQRPGSRFGDSRVEAAAKLAEVLAPFREQVGIKSIDVGGDPRLSEVPQLELTTHDGRRIWWGSPPGFEPPGERTTEMKLHTLLSPERDTVSDLRMASRAKPE
- the recQ gene encoding DNA helicase RecQ, which gives rise to MPSSPPVPSIATEVLKQYWGYESFRPLQAESVSAVLQRRDSLTVLPTGGGKSICFQVPAMCMDGLAVVVSPLISLMKDQVDALRTCGIEAAFVNSTQSEQDKRDVANSIRSGELKLLYMAPERLLMPRTIDFLKSSGVSFFAIDEAHCISNWGHDFRPEYRGLRTLKQQFPGVAVHAYTATASEGVRNDIAEQLGLKNAEILVGDFDRPNLTYRMLRTQGRIGQVMEVVNRHQGESGIVYCISRKEVERVAATLTSNGVSALPYHAGMDDGKRQANQDAFINEKCDVIVATVAFGMGIDKSNVRYVVHAGMPKSIEHYQQESGRAGRDGLESECVLLYSGGDLVTWKKIMSGEPGGLRAAVASLDAMYDLCSGAVCRHRAIVSYFGQEYATDSCDACDVCLEEIELAESPIVIGQKILSCIVRLNRRFGAAHTAKVLIGSKESRITDLRHDQLSTYGLMAREGSAAIRMWIDQLVAQGFINRTGEYQTLSLSDSGWQLIRGEVTPRLTKAGPETKSRASSAGKSKAGKEASWEGVDRGLFDRLRQVRSQLAASAKVPAYIVFGDATLREMAIARPSDLKKLGLLKGIGTKKLADYGDVFLDEIKSYCVEHNVAQDQNA
- a CDS encoding class I SAM-dependent methyltransferase, with the translated sequence MAKKAPVKKTLVKKAAATKPAATKTAAKKSATGKSVKKSKQVELGDWYDYPQYFDMLFRDETAEEVAFFEKAFAKYANGDIKRLLEPGCGSGRLVAAMARKGYDVTGLDLSPAMLKYLDARIKRGNLSATTVHGDMTQMQFDEKFDAAFCTFNTFRHLLDEKTAIKHLQNVGEVIREGGLYILGFHIIPDDADPECTERWYASHGGTDVKGVLKVIDFNRRKREEMLRVTINAKMRSGKKQRVASEFSLRVYTVPQVKSLFRKISDVWEIAEVFDFDYDIDKTREFDDDLTDALFVLRRR
- a CDS encoding DUF1598 domain-containing protein → MNQIRRFASFTALAALAMFSCVLVPNGSAFAQDDGGGDQETILIGNPIAGIDVDAAGVLKVKQFDPRLAKERFNAARAVERRGDADVMRASGMRKISLNRLEKAIAKQLETGNMPTEEMQALAGLTSVQYVFFYPESGDIVIAGPSEGFFADPTDRLIGMKSGRPVVLLEDLVTAMRAYAPGANATSVISVSIDPTAEGLQQMQNFLASVRGNVRPSDAERLAAGLKDNLGLQKVTFRGVPDTTHFARVLVEADYRMKLIGIGLERLPIKMASYVDRANPNMVNSNAMERWYFQPNYDGVAVSEDGLAMKIKERGVQLVGANERVAAGGQRIKGGRVNKASQAFCQDFTDNFNLIASRVRIYGELRQLIDVAIAAAYIQQQDFYTQANWDAGVLMDESQLSVERYTAPEQVETAVNAVWRGSKLMTPLGGGVQMQPKLALNKDRLTIDTKGETVATKTANGPSDLADGQWWWD
- the gnd gene encoding decarboxylating NADP(+)-dependent phosphogluconate dehydrogenase produces the protein MSGDCDFGLIGLAVMGENLALNVESRGYKVAVYNRTTSKVDDLMAGRAKGKNFVGTHSIEEFVKAVKRPRKLMMLVKAGPAVDALIEQLLPYCEPGDIIIDGGNEQYQNTERRTKQVEAAGLLYVGCGVSGGEEGALKGPSLMPGGSKEAWPHIKEMFQSIAAKVGPNNDIPCCEWLGSGGAGNYVKMVHNGIEYGDMQLICEAYQLLHELGGLTNDELYDVFDDWNRGDLQSYLIEISRDIFSVKDDQGGDGYLVDKILDVAGAKGTGKWMSQLALDLGVPSTLVTTAVFARGLSAQKEARTRASKTLNGPSASSNPEMQAIAKSLVGDRAELVEAVRQALYASKIVSYAQGFVQLQAASAEHGWGLDYGAAALLWRGGCIIRAQFLDRIKEAFDKDPNLENLLLDKFFEDAVENSQEKWRKVVAIASIMGIPVPAFSTALCYYDGYRMERLPANMLQAQRDYFGAHTYQRTDMEGTFHSEWIQLRKEPKA